In Thermodesulfobacteriota bacterium, the sequence AGTATGCCACGTCGTCTTTATTAAAAATACCTTCGGTGTAATTTGGCGAAGCATATCTTAGGAAGTACCATGAGGATTCAACAAATGTGTCCATGGTATCGGTCTCTCTTCTTCCCTGTCCTTCACAAGCTGGGCAGTCGACATTTACGAAGCTCTCTATTTTTGAAAGAGGAGATCCGCCTGTGCCGGTAAACTCTATATCCAGCGGAAGCTCGACTGGTAGATCAGAGTCAGGAACAGGAACTGTTCCGCAATTATCACAATATATGATCGGAATAGGAGAGCCCCAGTATCTCTGTCTGGATATTCCCCAGTCTCTTAATCTATAGTTAATCTGTTTTTCTCCAATTCCGTTTTCCTCTGCAAACTCAATTATCTTGTCCTTTCCTTCTTCAGACGGAATGTCATTAAATTCTCTAGAGTTAGTCATAACCCCTGGCTCGGTGTAAGCCTCAGACATCTTATGAGGGTCCAATTCCTCTCCCTTGGGCTGTATTACAACTTTTATTGGTAGATTATATTGTTTTGCGAATTCAAAATCCCTTTGGTCATGGGCAGGAACGCACATTATAATTCCTGTTCCGTATTCTACCAAGACAAAATTGGCAACATATATAGGTATGCTCGTGTGCGTGAAGGGATTGATAGCATAGGCGCCTGTAAAGACCCCTTCTTTTTTGGTTTCATCTGCTACCCTCTCTAAACTGCTTTGCTTTTTAACACGCTCTACAAACTCTAATACCTCGTCTTCTTCAGGCTTATCTTTTATTAATTCTTCTACTAAAGGGTGCTCCGGTGCAATACTCATATACGTGACACCAAATACAGTGTCGGGGCGCGTCGTGAAAACTTGGATACCATCTCCGCCCTCAACTGGTTCTTGAAGCTTAAAGTTTAATTCTGCGCCTGTGCTCTTTCCTATCCAGTTCTTCTGCATAGACAAAACTCTTTCTGGCCAGCCGTCTTGTAGCTTATCAGCCCACTCAAGTAGTTCTTCTGTATACTCTGTGGTTTTAAAAAACCAACCTGCCATTTCCTTAAGCTCTACCCCTGCGCCGCAGCGCCAGCATAGCCCATCCTCTACCTGCTCGTTGGCTAGCACTGTCCCACATGGGCCGCACCAGTTTACTGTGGTGGATTTTTGATACGCAAGACCCTTTTTGTACATATGGGTAAAAACCATCTGCTCCCACTTATAGTAGGACGGGTCGCAGGTCGCAATCTCTCTTGTCCAGTCGTAACTAAAACCTAGCTTTTTAAGCTGGGCCTTCATCTGCTCAATGTTTTCATAGGTCCACTTAGCAGGATGAACGCCTCTTTCTATTGCGGCATTCTCCGCGGGAAGTCCGAAGGCGTCCCAACCTATTGGATGAAGCACATTGTATCCTCTTGTCCTTTTGTATCGAGCTGTCACATCGCCGATAGTGTAATTTCTCACATGACCCATGTGTATGCGCCCTGAAGGATAGGGAAACATTTCCAGCACGTAGTATTTTTCTTTAGAAGAGTCTGCCTCTACTTGGTAGACTTTCTCTTCTTCCCACTTATCCCGCCAGCTCTTTTCTATCTCTAATGGTTGGTAACTCTCTTTCATAACCCGTTTATGCTCCGCAAATTTAGTTTAGAATTAAATGGTTTACCAGAAACAAAACAATAGTTCAAAGTCTGACTTATTATATTAGCTGTGCTTTTACAATTTAGCGATGTTGTATTATATTAGGAACCAGGCAAATGAGTAGTAATAATGACATAAAATCCATAGCTAAGGACCTTAAGAATTATCTGGAATTCCGTGCGCAAATGGGCCTAGAAGGATTGCCCAAAACTAAATCTGAAACTCAGCGCCCAACTGTTAAAGAAGTTCGTAAAAAAGAGCAGTCTCAAGAACAAATGGAGAAAAAGCAAATGCCAGTAGGTGAAGACATAATCACTATTGAAGAACCAGCAGGTCTTTTTGATTCTGAAGTTATGTCGCTTGAAGAGATTAGAGAAGAGATTGGCGATTGCACCCGGTGTCAGCTTCATGAAGGCAGAACAAATCTGGTATTTGGTGATGGCAACCCTAAAGCTAAGCTCATGTTTGTAGGTGAAGGCCCAGGGCGCGATGAGGATATGCAGGGTAAGCCGTTTGTAGGAAGATCCGGTAAACTCCTAACTAAAATAATTGAAGCTATGGGACTAAAAAGAGAAGATGTCTATATCGGCAACGTTGTAAAATGCCGCCCACCGAACAACAGAACACCTGAGGCATCAGAGATGGATACATGCGAGCTGTTCCTATTTAAGCAGATCAGATACATACAGCCCGAAGTTATAGTGTGTCTCGGAGCGACCGCTGCTAAATCAATTCTTAAGACTAAAGCCAGCCTGGGCAGTTTGAGAGGAAAGTTTCATAACTACGGCGGATCAAAACTCATGGTCACATATCACCCCGCGGCACTACTTAGAAATCCCCATTTCAAAAAACCAACTTGGGAAGATATGCAGGTTGTGATGAAAGAGCTGGGACTAAAACTACCTCGGACACAAAACTAAGGGCGATTAGCTCAGTGGATTAGAGCGCAGGCCTCCGAAGCCTGAGGTCGGGGGTTCGAATCCCCCATCGCCCGCCATAGAGGAACATAGTTTTCTTTTGATATGGTATAGTTTTATTATTAATGGCCTAGGTGTTTAAAAAATACGAGTATACATAGTATGTATATACCTTATTTTAGGGGGAGATAAGGATGCTCAATATTACAGCATTACTATTATCCAGCTTTGGTTTTGTTTTAATATATGCAAGCTCAGTTTTTGCCGAACCGTTGATTTATGTAACTAATTCCGACACTGATGATGTTACGGTCATAGATACTGAGACTAACTTGTCAGTCGGTGATTCAATTCCTGTTGAAAGGGCTCCACAAGGTATTGCCATATCCCCGGATGGGACAACCGCTTATGTAGCTAATACCAACGACGATAGCGTCTCTGTGATAGATATTACAACCAATATGGCGGTTACTGACCCAATTGCAGTAGGAAGTGCCCCGCAAGGTATTGCCATAACACCGGACGGTGCAACGGTCTATGTAGCTAATTTTGGATCCAATGATGTTTCAATTATTGATACTGCTACAAATATGGTTGTAGGTGACCGAATTCCTGTGGGTACTACTCCACAGGATATTGCTATATCACCTGACGGTAATACTGCTTATGTGACTAATTCAGATAGCGATAATGTTTCTGTGTTAGACATTTCAACTGATATTATAGTTGTAAATGTACCAATTGAAGTGGGTGGTGAGCCCGTAGCTATTGCAATAACCCCGGATGGTACAAAAGCTTATGTGGCTAATTTTGGCAGCGGTACTGTTTCTGTGATTGATACCTCTAGTAATACTGTAGATACAACCATTACAATACCGGATATTGATCGGGAGACTCCTAGTCCTGTAAGTATTGGCATAACACCCGATGGCAGTTTGGCATATGTTGGTAACGTCACTACTAATAGTATTTCAGTAATAGAGACTGATACAAATACTATATTTGCCAGACTTACCAATCGTATAGATTTAATCCTAGGCCCATCAGATGTTGCTATAACTCCAGACGGAGAAAGGGCATATATATCTGATGGTAACTCAGAGATATTAGTATATAACATTGCCACAAATGTATTAATCGATAAAATAGCCCTTGGTAGTGGCCCGGTTGCTTTGGCTATAGCACCTACTTCTCTATCCTCACCGCCTGGAGTTGCCCCTGCAGAGGGTAATAACGGAGGCGGCAACTCATGCTCACTTGCAGCAGCTGGTTCATCAGGAAAATCTAATATTCTTTATCTGATTATTCCCGCACTGTTACTATTTAGAAGAATAAGGAAAAAATATAAAATGGAGGGATACCAAAATGAACATTAATAAACTATTTATGTTCTTATTGCTAGTGGCTTCAGTCGGACTAGTAGTAAGCTGTGACAGCGACAACAGCAGCAACGCTCAGGATATGGTTGGGGTGGAGGAAGTTAGCTGCCCATGTAACTTTGACCAGGACTTTTGGACAGAACTTGCATGGATGGTCGCTCAGGGAGGGGACGCCTTTGACGAATGTATTACAAAAAATACTGGGGAAAATTCTGGGAACGAGACCTTACTTTCATTACAGGGATCGCATACTATAAATGCGGATGGCGGTGATCTGAGCTTGGAATGTGAAGCTGCAATAACTACTGATACTACTACTGGGATGTTTCCAGCCCAGATTTGCGATGGTCAAATTGTCTGTACCGCTACTGATACGAATGAAACTAAAGATATTATGAAATTTCTTTATCTTGAACAAGAGAATATAAATGATGATCAGTTAGCCGCATGTCAAAACGATATTGAGGATATTGCAACGGTTCTCGGGATTTCATGCGGAAATTAAACAAATCCTAAAACCAAAAAAACATCAATTCGAGCAGCTTGACGGAAATGGCATAGGCGGTAGCACCGTGTCAATTGTAAGAGCTAGAGGATCTTCTAAAGCGTCTGCAATTTGATCTTCAAAAAGAGGGATCATTAATTCCTCAAACCAGCTAACTGGGCTTGTCTTTGGATTAAATTCACATTTAAGATCACCCGCTTGAAGTGACAGGCTCTTTTTAGGTGGTATTTGTAGATATGTCATAGTACCATCAAGACTGTCCTCGCAGCTACCCGCGCATAAATCAAATTGAGCAACTCCTGCGGGATTTTTATCGGTGCAAGTAAAACTTGCTTCGTAAAGAGTGTGATCCTTTGCTGAACCGTCGACAGTTTCACACCTTAAACTTACCCTAAAGTCTGTATCCTCCAATTTAAGCTCTTTCCCACTTTGAAGATTAGCGTCTACAGTTCCTTTTCCATAATAAGAACATGAAAAAGGTCCTCCATCTGCGGATTTATCATAAGGGCATTTTTGAGTGCCACTCGCACCGGTAATTTCAGTTACCTTAATATTATCAAATTGCAGATATTGTAGACCATTTAATTTTGCTATATCAGTAACAACCCAAAAACCGGCAAAAACAGGATATGCTGGGTCTATTAAGAAACATTGGCCACTTAGAATAGCCCCATCTGCACCATCGGAGCTGCATCCAAGGGGAATCTTGCCGTCAAATACCGGCTCCAATGGACATAGCCCTACCGAAGGTTTACAAGATTCTGTTTCCCATAACTTATTAAACTCAGCCTGAATTTCTGTGAGTACCGGGTCGATGATATCCGCCCCATTGGTTGAGCAGGTAGTGCTGGATCCGTTTAAAGCATCAAACTCCTCTTCACTACGATAAGAAATCAGGTCCATTCCACATACATTAGTTAAGCACTGGCTGTAAGTTCGATTTACATTAGCCTCGCATGAGCCAGAAAAAGAATCTGAACAATAATCAAGAATTGCTAAAGGGTCAGAAATATTGTCATTAAAACAATCTAAAGAAATGTTCTTACAATCGCGCACTTCCTTTTTGGCTTGTCTTGCACATTGCCTAATGCATTTATTGTCCAAGTCTTGTAGGTCAGTAGTGTCATCTGGAGATACATCAACGGATTCGACGTCAGTAAAACCGCAGAAAAATCCTATTTCGTCAGAAAATCCACAAATCCGATCCGTAGAGAACTCGCCGTCCATTGAATCACATTGCTGCTGGGTTATATTGTCATCGCATGCACTCCCATCTTCTTGTTCACAACATCCTGTTTGTGAATAACCAATATCAGCGGAAATTAAAAATAGAAAACTAAAAACTAGTGCAAAAACAGTTATTGTTGATATTTGATTCTTTCCTGTCATTAAACTCCTCCAATAAGATTAGCTCATAGAAACCCAGATAAATAGACAAATACCGACCGCCAGGTCATTTATATATATACTATAACTGAAATATTAAATACAAGGTCTGGAGGGCTCAAATACCCCATCGACCGCTCTAAACTACTTGTCTTATTGATTAATTCTTCTGTACCCCAATCTTACGGCCACAAACAATAATGGGACGATCAAATATAGCGGCACTTCGGCTCTACTGCCAGCTTGGGCAAGTGAACAATTACCGTTTCCACCTGTACCAACTGGTTTGCCATTTTCTCCAATTAGTTGTCCATCAAGGTTTGTATCTCCGGGCTGGCATATAACATCAAGCACAACACTCAATAAATCTGCGCCTATATTTGAATTCCCTTTGTCCCTTGCAGAAACAAACAGTTCATATTCTCCGCAAAACTCGGGCTTGAACATAACTTTTACATTGTTAAGCCCGTCGGCCCTGATGTTGGAAATCAATTCGATATCGAACGCTTTATCAGCTTCATCGGGATGCCTATCATGGAAGAGCACAACTACACCATCAGTGCTTGCATCTAATGAGTACACATCACCATCAATTATCACATCTTCACCTACAAAAACTTGCTCAGGAGTTACTGATAAATTGTCAATTAATATTGTAGAATCTTGTTCCGCTTCGCTATTTAGTGGAAGCTCGGAAACGTATATCGCATTTTTGTAGAAACCGACATTGTTAGTAAAAGATCTTACAACGTCTTCGTCAAATTCTTCTACTGTTACCATCTCCAGTGGGACATCAAGAATAGATTTAAATTCCTCTCCCGGGGTGAAATTCGATGAATCTAGACCATAGCCAGGTAATTCCTCGACAAGATTTCCCTCATCGTCTACAGGATATACAAGTACCCAGAATACCCAATACTTATCAGGTCCCATATCCTCTTCTGCTGTATTGAAAGTGGTTGTTACAAGTGTCCAATTAGGTGCGTCGCTAGATGTAAAAGGCGGTATTACCCTCTCGACTATCTGTTCGTCTATTAAGATACTCTCACCCAATGGGACGTTGAGAGTATTGTCCCACTCCATTCTGTAGAAAGCTACATGCACTTTATCTGAAGGATCTAATGCCGTGAGACTTAAGTTGTAAACTCTTGTACTCAAGTGTATATCGTCGCCCATGTATACAAAGGTCTGTGATGGTCCTATTGGCTCGTCACCTGATTGGATAAACAAACCTCTCATATTGTAGAAAGAATTGACCCATAGTTCATTTTCATTCTCAGCGGGTTTTCTGATAAAAGTACAAAGTAAAGCTGCGGAGTTTGCACTTTGCCGTCTACAATAACTGGGCTGCCTGGCCATGCTTGTTGCTACAGTTGGTACCACTTCCCATCTCGTAGGAAAATTCAAGCCAATGTCTGGATACATAAGATAAGGATTTACTCCTCCAGCCTCCCAGAAATTCCCAGAATCGTTTGAAAGCATGTTGCCAGTAAACGCCGTGATCAATGGACCAGTGTAAACAATATTTTCTGTTGGTCCATCAGAGAATAAACTTTGCCAAACACCATCTGGAAATGGCTGTCCTAATATAAAGGAGTTTACTAGGTACCTATATACATCCGGATTCAAAAACTCATCAGGCTTATTTACTTCAATACCTACGGAGTTTGTAGTTGTACTTGTTGTTGTTGTGTTT encodes:
- a CDS encoding uracil-DNA glycosylase, with the protein product MSSNNDIKSIAKDLKNYLEFRAQMGLEGLPKTKSETQRPTVKEVRKKEQSQEQMEKKQMPVGEDIITIEEPAGLFDSEVMSLEEIREEIGDCTRCQLHEGRTNLVFGDGNPKAKLMFVGEGPGRDEDMQGKPFVGRSGKLLTKIIEAMGLKREDVYIGNVVKCRPPNNRTPEASEMDTCELFLFKQIRYIQPEVIVCLGATAAKSILKTKASLGSLRGKFHNYGGSKLMVTYHPAALLRNPHFKKPTWEDMQVVMKELGLKLPRTQN
- the leuS gene encoding leucine--tRNA ligase, whose amino-acid sequence is MKESYQPLEIEKSWRDKWEEEKVYQVEADSSKEKYYVLEMFPYPSGRIHMGHVRNYTIGDVTARYKRTRGYNVLHPIGWDAFGLPAENAAIERGVHPAKWTYENIEQMKAQLKKLGFSYDWTREIATCDPSYYKWEQMVFTHMYKKGLAYQKSTTVNWCGPCGTVLANEQVEDGLCWRCGAGVELKEMAGWFFKTTEYTEELLEWADKLQDGWPERVLSMQKNWIGKSTGAELNFKLQEPVEGGDGIQVFTTRPDTVFGVTYMSIAPEHPLVEELIKDKPEEDEVLEFVERVKKQSSLERVADETKKEGVFTGAYAINPFTHTSIPIYVANFVLVEYGTGIIMCVPAHDQRDFEFAKQYNLPIKVVIQPKGEELDPHKMSEAYTEPGVMTNSREFNDIPSEEGKDKIIEFAEENGIGEKQINYRLRDWGISRQRYWGSPIPIIYCDNCGTVPVPDSDLPVELPLDIEFTGTGGSPLSKIESFVNVDCPACEGQGRRETDTMDTFVESSWYFLRYASPNYTEGIFNKDDVAYWLSVDQYIGGIEHAILHLLYARFFTKALRDLGMCDLDEPFKNLLTQGMVIKDGAKMSKSIGNVVDPDDMIAKYGADTVRLFILFAAPVNRDLDWSDEGVEGSYRFLNRVWRLIYEVFDKIDGVSGTEIEHDNLSQEAKELLTKTNKTIKKVTEDLDRFQFNTAIAAVMELLNDTSKFKPNADVDLVVLRQAIEAMVRLLYPMAPHISQELWQELGYQDSLIDMEWITWDMNLVESAAINIVVQINGKVRSQLTMDPDSTEDQLKEAAFSDEKVQNHLAGKEPRKVIVVPKRLVNIVV
- a CDS encoding beta-propeller fold lactonase family protein, producing the protein MLNITALLLSSFGFVLIYASSVFAEPLIYVTNSDTDDVTVIDTETNLSVGDSIPVERAPQGIAISPDGTTAYVANTNDDSVSVIDITTNMAVTDPIAVGSAPQGIAITPDGATVYVANFGSNDVSIIDTATNMVVGDRIPVGTTPQDIAISPDGNTAYVTNSDSDNVSVLDISTDIIVVNVPIEVGGEPVAIAITPDGTKAYVANFGSGTVSVIDTSSNTVDTTITIPDIDRETPSPVSIGITPDGSLAYVGNVTTNSISVIETDTNTIFARLTNRIDLILGPSDVAITPDGERAYISDGNSEILVYNIATNVLIDKIALGSGPVALAIAPTSLSSPPGVAPAEGNNGGGNSCSLAAAGSSGKSNILYLIIPALLLFRRIRKKYKMEGYQNEH